A window from Culex pipiens pallens isolate TS chromosome 3, TS_CPP_V2, whole genome shotgun sequence encodes these proteins:
- the LOC120416045 gene encoding foot protein 1 variant 2-like, giving the protein MFKLVLIAALVALAACTPAEKPTGLETSETMWNAAWADPRVAPVAAAAAVNPWNRWNNPAAAAAVDPRWNRWGAAAGAADPWNRWGANPATAWNRAAPVVPPTTAALAGNRAWYPW; this is encoded by the coding sequence aTGTTCAAGCTGGTTCTCATCGCTGCCCTGGTCGCTCTGGCCGCCTGTACCCCCGCCGAAAAGCCGACGGGTCTCGAAACCTCGGAGACCATGTGGAACGCGGCCTGGGCCGATCCCAGAGTGGCTCCGGTAGCCGCTGCCGCTGCCGTCAACCCGTGGAACCGTTGGAACAACCCTGCTGCGGCCGCCGCCGTTGACCCACGCTGGAACCGCTGGGGAGCTGCTGCCGGAGCTGCCGATCCGTGGAACCGTTGGGGAGCCAACCCGGCCACTGCCTGGAACCGTGCTGCTCCCGTGGTTCCGCCCACCACCGCTGCCCTCGCCGGAAACCGTGCCTGGTACCCGTGGTAA
- the LOC120416044 gene encoding foot protein 1 variant 2-like: MFKLVLIAALATLAVCAPAEKPTGLATSETMWNAAWADPRVAPVAAAAAVNPWNRWNNPAAAAAVDPRWNRWGAAAGAADPWNRWGANPATAWNRAAPVVPPTTAALAGNRAWYPW; this comes from the exons ATGTTCAAGCTG GTTCTCATCGCCGCCCTGGCTACCCTGGCCGTCTGTGCCCCGGCCGAAAAGCCGACGGGTCTCGCAACTTCGGAGACCATGTGGAACGCGGCCTGGGCCGATCCCAGAGTGGCTCCGGTAGCCGCTGCCGCTGCCGTCAACCCGTGGAACCGTTGGAACAACCCGGCTGCGGCCGCCGCCGTTGACCCACGCTGGAACCGCTGGGGAGCTGCTGCCGGAGCGGCCGATCCGTGGAACCGTTGGGGAGCCAACCCGGCTACGGCGTGGAACCGTGCTGCTCCCGTGGTTCCGCCCACCACCGCTGCCCTCGCCGGAAACCGTGCCTGGTACCCGTGGTAA